One stretch of Methylopila sp. 73B DNA includes these proteins:
- a CDS encoding 5-formyltetrahydrofolate cyclo-ligase: MTQTTTTDPAALKAALRAETLARRAAIPPDERAQAAEAVAEVGAELVARLRPRRVSVFVAIRGEIETAPLMTRLHAMGVLLCLPVIARKDAPLMFRAWAPGEPLETRRFGLLEPGDAAEEVEPDLLFAPLAAFDAHGFRLGYGGGFYDRSLEKLRASRPTTAVGLAFAAQEVERVPTDAYDQRLDGVLTEFGYAPAV; encoded by the coding sequence ATGACCCAGACGACGACCACCGACCCCGCCGCCCTCAAGGCGGCGCTACGGGCCGAGACGCTCGCGCGCCGGGCGGCGATCCCGCCCGACGAACGCGCGCAGGCGGCCGAGGCCGTCGCCGAGGTCGGAGCCGAGCTCGTGGCCAGGTTGCGGCCCCGGCGCGTGTCCGTCTTCGTCGCGATCCGCGGCGAGATCGAAACGGCGCCGCTGATGACGCGGCTCCACGCCATGGGCGTCCTGCTCTGCCTGCCCGTGATCGCGCGCAAGGACGCGCCGCTGATGTTCCGCGCCTGGGCGCCGGGCGAGCCGCTCGAGACCCGCCGCTTCGGCCTTCTGGAGCCGGGCGACGCCGCCGAGGAGGTCGAGCCCGACCTGCTGTTCGCCCCGCTCGCGGCCTTCGACGCCCACGGCTTCCGTCTCGGCTATGGCGGCGGCTTCTACGACCGGTCGCTCGAAAAGCTCAGGGCGTCGCGGCCCACCACCGCGGTCGGGCTCGCCTTCGCCGCGCAGGAGGTGGAGCGCGTGCCGACCGACGCTTACGACCAGCGGCTGGACGGCGTGCTGACGGAGTTCGGATACGCGCCTGCAGTTTAA
- a CDS encoding cell division protein ZapA: protein MPQVKVTIGGRDYRMACGEGEEEHLLALGREVDGRFSNLRGTFGEVGDVRLSIMTAIMVADELSEAKKRHAALEAEIAGLKAAQADAGAAVDGRHANVANEIAAAAERLERLAEELSDGVRRE from the coding sequence GTGCCGCAGGTCAAGGTCACGATCGGCGGACGCGACTACCGCATGGCCTGCGGGGAGGGCGAGGAGGAGCACCTGCTCGCGCTCGGCCGGGAGGTCGACGGCAGGTTCTCCAACCTGCGCGGCACGTTCGGCGAGGTCGGCGACGTCCGCCTCTCGATCATGACCGCGATCATGGTGGCGGACGAGCTGAGCGAGGCCAAGAAGCGCCACGCGGCGCTCGAAGCCGAGATCGCCGGCCTCAAGGCCGCCCAGGCGGACGCCGGCGCCGCCGTCGACGGCCGCCACGCCAACGTCGCCAACGAGATCGCCGCCGCCGCCGAACGCTTGGAGCGGCTGGCGGAGGAACTGTCGGACGGGGTGCGGCGGGAGTAG
- a CDS encoding DUF4164 family protein: MSELDAALKRLDAALDAAEAAVGRALDAADAARAREEELGAFADDRLRLAELLDQAAQRAEAAGEGDRELATRIDAAMDAVRAALAETEG, translated from the coding sequence GTGAGCGAGCTGGACGCCGCGCTGAAACGTCTCGACGCCGCGCTCGACGCGGCCGAGGCGGCGGTCGGCCGCGCGCTCGATGCGGCCGACGCCGCCCGCGCCCGCGAGGAGGAGCTCGGCGCCTTCGCCGACGATCGTCTGCGCCTTGCGGAACTGCTCGACCAGGCCGCCCAGCGCGCCGAGGCGGCGGGGGAGGGCGACCGCGAGCTCGCGACGCGCATCGACGCGGCCATGGACGCGGTGCGCGCCGCGCTCGCCGAGACGGAGGGCTGA
- the tkt gene encoding transketolase: MTDAIDTRRLANAIRALSMDAVEKANSGHPGMPMGMADVATVLFTKVLKFDAADPHWFDRDRFVLSAGHGSMLLYSLLHLTGSKEMTIDELKRFRQVGSRTPGHPERGHTEGIETTTGPLGAGISNAVGLALAERILAAQYPTLTDHRTFAICSDGDLMEGISQEAIAIAGHYRLSKLVFLYDDNGISIDGETSLSDSVDQIARFQACGWNAVRIDGHDAEAIEAAIKATEGSDKPTLIACKTTIGFGAPNKGGTEKVHGSPLGAEEIAAARKELGWEYPPFVIPDDVKQAWAQAGSRGAGARAEWEKRLDALGADEKAEFLRRQRAELPAGFAQAMADYKAKLYAEPKEMATRKAGEAALAVVSQALPELVSGSADLTPSNNTFTKNMTVVSPGSYGGTFVHWGIREHGMAGAINGMAIHGGLLPVGSTFLVFSDYCRPPLRLAALMKLRVVQVFTHDSIGVGEDGPTHQPVEHLASLRAIPNLNVFRPMDTIETAEAWELAVSSLERPSLLVLTRQNLPQLRLEDKGNLTAKGGYELAAADGPAKVSLFATGSEVSLAMEAKAKLDAAGVPTRVVSIPCFELFFDQPGAYRAEVIGTAPVKIAIEAAIRQGWDAIVGSDGGFVGMSSFGESGPYKEVYAHFGITTGAVVALANAMAETSA; this comes from the coding sequence ATGACCGACGCGATCGACACCCGCCGGCTGGCGAACGCCATCCGCGCCCTTTCCATGGACGCGGTCGAGAAGGCGAACTCCGGCCATCCCGGCATGCCGATGGGCATGGCGGACGTGGCGACCGTGCTGTTCACCAAGGTCCTGAAGTTCGACGCCGCCGACCCTCACTGGTTCGACCGCGACCGTTTCGTGCTCTCCGCCGGCCACGGCTCGATGCTGCTCTATTCGCTGCTGCATCTGACCGGCTCGAAGGAGATGACGATCGACGAGCTGAAGCGCTTCCGGCAGGTCGGCTCGCGCACGCCGGGCCACCCCGAGCGCGGCCACACCGAAGGCATCGAGACCACCACCGGCCCGCTCGGCGCCGGCATTTCGAACGCCGTCGGCCTCGCGCTCGCCGAGCGCATCCTCGCCGCCCAGTACCCGACGCTGACCGACCACCGCACCTTCGCGATCTGTTCGGACGGCGACCTGATGGAGGGGATCAGCCAGGAGGCGATCGCGATCGCCGGCCACTACAGGCTGAGCAAGCTCGTCTTCCTCTACGACGACAACGGCATCTCGATCGACGGCGAGACCTCGCTGTCGGACTCGGTCGACCAGATCGCCCGTTTCCAGGCCTGCGGCTGGAACGCCGTGCGCATCGACGGCCACGACGCCGAGGCGATCGAAGCCGCGATCAAGGCGACCGAGGGCTCGGACAAGCCGACGCTGATCGCCTGCAAGACCACGATCGGCTTCGGAGCGCCCAACAAGGGCGGCACCGAGAAGGTGCATGGCTCGCCGCTCGGCGCGGAGGAGATCGCCGCCGCCCGCAAGGAGCTCGGCTGGGAGTATCCCCCGTTCGTGATTCCGGACGACGTGAAGCAGGCCTGGGCGCAAGCCGGTTCGCGCGGCGCAGGCGCCCGCGCCGAGTGGGAGAAGCGTCTGGACGCGCTCGGCGCCGACGAAAAGGCCGAGTTCCTGCGGCGGCAGCGCGCGGAGCTTCCCGCGGGCTTCGCGCAGGCGATGGCCGACTACAAGGCGAAGCTCTACGCCGAGCCCAAGGAGATGGCGACGCGCAAGGCCGGCGAGGCCGCGCTCGCCGTCGTGTCGCAGGCCCTTCCGGAGCTGGTCTCCGGCTCCGCCGACCTCACGCCGTCGAACAACACCTTCACCAAGAACATGACGGTGGTCTCCCCGGGCTCCTACGGCGGCACCTTCGTGCACTGGGGCATCCGCGAGCACGGCATGGCGGGCGCCATCAACGGCATGGCGATCCATGGCGGCCTGCTGCCGGTGGGCTCGACCTTCCTCGTGTTCTCCGACTACTGCCGCCCGCCGCTGCGCCTCGCCGCGCTGATGAAGCTGCGCGTGGTGCAGGTGTTCACCCACGACTCGATCGGCGTCGGCGAAGACGGTCCGACCCACCAGCCGGTGGAGCACCTCGCGAGCCTGCGCGCGATCCCGAACCTCAACGTGTTCCGCCCGATGGACACGATCGAGACGGCGGAGGCGTGGGAGCTCGCGGTCTCGAGCCTTGAGCGCCCGAGCCTGCTGGTGCTCACGCGCCAGAACCTGCCGCAGCTCCGGCTCGAGGATAAAGGCAACCTGACCGCCAAGGGCGGCTACGAGCTCGCCGCCGCAGACGGCCCGGCCAAGGTCAGCCTGTTCGCGACCGGCTCCGAGGTCAGCCTCGCGATGGAGGCCAAGGCCAAGCTCGACGCCGCGGGCGTTCCGACCCGCGTGGTGTCGATCCCCTGCTTCGAGCTGTTCTTCGACCAGCCCGGCGCCTATCGCGCCGAAGTGATCGGCACGGCGCCGGTCAAGATCGCGATCGAGGCCGCGATCCGGCAGGGCTGGGACGCGATTGTCGGCTCCGACGGCGGCTTCGTCGGGATGTCGAGCTTCGGCGAGAGCGGCCCGTACAAAGAGGTCTACGCGCACTTCGGCATCACGACCGGAGCCGTCGTGGCGCTCGCGAACGCGATGGCCGAGACCTCCGCATAA
- the gap gene encoding type I glyceraldehyde-3-phosphate dehydrogenase: MAVKVAINGFGRIGRLVLRAIVESGRKDIQVVAINDLGPVETNAHLLRYDSVHGRFPAEVTVNGDVITVAGHGDIKATAIRNPAELPHTELGVDIALECTGLFTAKDKAAAHLQAGAKRVIVSAPGEGVDLTVVFGVNEDKLTKDHLIVSNASCTTNCLAPVAKVLNDAIGIDHGFMTTIHSYTGDQPTLDTMHKDLYRARAAALSMIPTSTGAAKAVGLVLPELKGKLDGVSIRVPTPNVSVIDFKFVAKRPTSVEEVNDAVKAAAAGKLKGILDVVDAPLVSSDFNHNPHSSSFALDQTKVLEGTFVRVLSWYDNEWGFSSRMSDTATALAKFL, from the coding sequence ATGGCGGTGAAGGTCGCGATCAACGGCTTCGGGCGCATCGGGCGGCTCGTGCTCCGGGCAATCGTCGAGTCCGGGCGCAAGGACATCCAGGTGGTCGCGATCAACGACCTGGGGCCGGTGGAGACCAACGCTCACCTGCTGCGCTACGACTCGGTCCACGGCCGCTTTCCCGCCGAGGTGACCGTCAACGGCGACGTCATCACCGTCGCGGGCCATGGCGACATCAAGGCGACCGCGATCCGCAACCCGGCCGAGCTGCCGCACACCGAGCTCGGCGTCGACATCGCGCTCGAGTGCACGGGTCTCTTCACGGCGAAGGACAAGGCCGCCGCGCACCTGCAGGCCGGCGCGAAGCGCGTCATCGTCTCGGCTCCCGGTGAGGGCGTCGACCTGACGGTCGTGTTCGGCGTCAACGAAGACAAGCTGACGAAGGACCACCTGATCGTCTCGAACGCGTCCTGCACCACGAACTGCCTGGCGCCCGTCGCCAAGGTGCTGAACGACGCGATCGGCATCGATCACGGGTTCATGACGACGATCCATTCCTACACGGGCGACCAGCCGACGCTCGACACCATGCACAAGGACCTCTACCGCGCCCGCGCGGCGGCCCTCAGCATGATCCCGACCTCGACCGGCGCCGCCAAGGCCGTCGGCCTCGTGCTGCCGGAGCTCAAGGGCAAGCTCGACGGGGTCTCGATCCGCGTGCCGACCCCGAACGTCTCCGTCATCGACTTCAAGTTCGTCGCCAAGCGCCCGACCAGCGTGGAGGAGGTCAACGACGCCGTGAAGGCTGCGGCCGCCGGCAAGCTCAAGGGCATCCTCGACGTGGTCGACGCGCCGCTGGTGTCGTCGGACTTCAACCACAACCCGCACTCGTCGAGCTTCGCTCTCGACCAGACCAAGGTGCTCGAAGGCACCTTCGTGCGCGTGCTCAGCTGGTACGACAACGAGTGGGGCTTCTCCTCGCGCATGTCGGACACCGCGACCGCGCTCGCGAAGTTCCTCTGA
- a CDS encoding phosphoglycerate kinase, whose product MTDFKTLDDVDVAGKRVLVRVDLNVPMEGDRVTDDTRLRAIQPTLNELAQKGAKTVLLAHFGRPKGKRDEAQSLKVVIPALEKALMQDVGFANDCVGEAAEAAVARMTPGDVLLLENVRFHAGEEKNDPAFAAELAKLGDIYVNDAFSAAHRAHASTEALAKLLPAYAGRSMQAELDALTKALGAPERPVVAVVGGAKVSTKLDLLGNLVAKVDYLVIGGGMANTFLAANGVDVGKSLCERDLLDTARDITAKAAAAGCRIVLASDGRLSKEFKANAQNRVAPVTDVAADEMILDIGPDGVAEVSAVLETAKTLVWNGPFGAFEIAPFDKGTVAVARKAAELTDEGRLLSVAGGGDTVAALNHAGAADSFTYVSTAGGAFLEWLEGKDLPGVKALAATR is encoded by the coding sequence ATGACCGATTTCAAGACTCTCGACGACGTCGACGTCGCGGGCAAGCGCGTGCTCGTGCGCGTCGATCTGAACGTCCCTATGGAGGGCGACCGCGTCACCGACGACACGCGGCTGCGGGCGATCCAGCCCACGCTGAACGAGCTCGCGCAAAAGGGCGCGAAGACCGTTCTGCTCGCGCATTTCGGCCGGCCGAAGGGCAAGCGCGACGAGGCTCAGTCGCTGAAGGTCGTGATCCCGGCGCTTGAAAAAGCGCTGATGCAGGACGTCGGCTTCGCGAACGACTGCGTCGGCGAGGCCGCGGAGGCCGCCGTCGCCCGCATGACTCCCGGCGACGTGCTCCTGCTCGAGAATGTCCGCTTCCACGCGGGCGAGGAAAAGAACGACCCGGCCTTCGCCGCCGAACTCGCCAAGCTCGGCGACATCTACGTCAACGACGCCTTTTCCGCCGCGCACCGCGCGCACGCCTCGACCGAAGCCCTCGCGAAGCTGCTGCCGGCCTACGCCGGCCGCTCCATGCAGGCCGAGCTCGACGCGCTGACCAAGGCGCTCGGCGCGCCTGAGCGCCCGGTGGTCGCGGTCGTCGGCGGCGCCAAGGTCTCGACCAAGCTCGACCTGCTCGGCAACCTCGTCGCCAAGGTCGACTACCTCGTGATCGGCGGCGGCATGGCGAACACCTTCCTCGCGGCCAACGGCGTCGACGTCGGCAAGTCGCTGTGCGAGCGCGACCTGCTCGACACCGCGCGCGACATCACGGCCAAGGCCGCCGCGGCGGGCTGCCGGATCGTGCTGGCGAGCGACGGACGGCTGTCGAAGGAGTTCAAGGCCAACGCCCAGAACCGCGTCGCGCCGGTGACCGACGTCGCCGCCGACGAGATGATCCTCGACATCGGGCCGGACGGCGTCGCGGAGGTGTCCGCCGTGCTGGAGACGGCCAAGACGCTGGTGTGGAACGGCCCGTTCGGCGCTTTCGAGATCGCGCCCTTCGACAAAGGCACGGTCGCGGTCGCCCGCAAGGCGGCGGAGCTAACCGACGAAGGCCGTCTTCTGTCCGTCGCCGGCGGCGGCGACACTGTGGCCGCCCTCAACCACGCGGGCGCCGCGGACAGCTTCACCTACGTGTCGACTGCGGGCGGCGCCTTCCTCGAATGGCTCGAGGGCAAAGATCTGCCGGGCGTGAAGGCGCTCGCCGCGACAAGATAG
- a CDS encoding class I fructose-bisphosphate aldolase produces the protein MNAQTKITPATHSLITPRVKEILSWYESDNPGTKANLYRLLMTGRLAGTGKLVILPVDQGFEHGPARSFAPNPAGYDPHYHYQLAIDAGLNAYAAPLGMLEAGASTFAGQIPTILKMNSANSLSRLNEDADQAVTASVADAVRLGCSAIGFTIYPGSDAAYDQFEEIRELSAEAKSVGLAVVVWSYARGGTLTKKGETAADVIAYAAHMAALLGAHIIKVKPPSDHLELDAAKKAYEKAKIPVSTLSERIQDVVKSCFGGRRIVIFSGGETKNDTNALLSEISQIAAGGAFGSIMGRNAFQRPRDEAIELLGKIIDIYAKA, from the coding sequence ATGAACGCTCAGACCAAGATCACCCCCGCGACCCATTCGCTCATCACGCCGCGGGTCAAGGAAATCCTGTCCTGGTACGAGAGCGACAACCCGGGCACGAAGGCGAACCTCTACCGCCTGCTGATGACCGGTCGCCTCGCGGGCACCGGCAAGCTGGTGATCCTGCCCGTCGACCAGGGCTTCGAACACGGCCCGGCGCGGTCCTTCGCGCCGAACCCGGCGGGCTATGACCCGCACTACCACTATCAGCTCGCGATCGACGCCGGCCTCAACGCCTACGCCGCGCCGCTCGGCATGCTGGAGGCCGGCGCCTCCACCTTCGCCGGCCAGATCCCGACCATCCTCAAGATGAACAGCGCGAACTCGCTGTCGCGCCTCAACGAGGACGCCGACCAGGCGGTGACCGCGTCGGTCGCGGACGCAGTGCGTCTCGGCTGCTCGGCGATCGGTTTCACGATCTATCCCGGCTCGGACGCGGCCTACGACCAGTTCGAGGAGATCCGCGAGCTGTCCGCCGAAGCCAAGTCGGTCGGCCTCGCGGTCGTGGTGTGGTCCTACGCCCGCGGCGGCACGCTGACGAAGAAGGGCGAGACGGCCGCCGACGTCATCGCCTACGCCGCCCACATGGCGGCGCTGCTCGGCGCCCACATCATCAAGGTGAAGCCGCCGTCGGATCACCTCGAGCTCGACGCCGCGAAGAAGGCCTACGAGAAGGCCAAGATCCCGGTCTCGACGCTGTCCGAGCGCATCCAGGACGTCGTCAAGAGCTGCTTCGGCGGCCGCCGCATCGTCATCTTCTCAGGCGGCGAGACCAAGAACGACACCAACGCGCTGCTCTCCGAGATCAGCCAGATCGCGGCCGGCGGCGCCTTCGGCTCGATCATGGGCCGCAACGCCTTCCAGCGCCCGCGCGACGAGGCGATCGAGCTGCTCGGCAAGATCATCGACATCTACGCCAAGGCGTGA